One genomic window of Candidatus Pseudobacter hemicellulosilyticus includes the following:
- a CDS encoding putative Ig domain-containing protein translates to MKQLLFVLFVWCWSGPLMAQQQEPVIHLQPWTFNTGADPAWLQPDFNDSHWRLMPVPAHWEEEGLPDYDGYACYRTRAVIPSSMRRPSALGLRFEMGAIDDFDSVFVNGHCIGASTEFREDRVYVVLYDEGIIRWDQENVVAVKVLDKYGWGGMYRGQPSIKNAGLDEFVHIDRNLNYWDFGKDGQLSKSISINAKRPVLIEGSLNITLVDPVNGKRKQLLSRAVRFSKEKPAVMPFVLQLPAQRSFQLQYTFRSKQGKATLTTGETPPYLLTPVASEKPVINGPARYGVRPGSPVLYRIPITGVRPMRIEALQLPEGLTLDTGTGIISGRIRQEGSYEVLLKAGNAAGRTERRFQFVVGQQQALTPPLGWNSWNAWGIRVDDQKIRAAANALVGEGLADYGWQYINIDDGWQHPQRAADSSIRSNERFPDMKALADHIHGLGLKFGLYSSPGPATCAGFTGSYKNEALDAAAWAAWGVDLVKYDLCSYQHLVPDRERIHMQAPYDLMGRCLAQQPRDILYSLCQYGWGKVWEWGEAVGGQLWRTGDDIEDTWSSVSSIGFEQEDKRPYAGPGHWNDPDMLVVGTVGWGYPRPSRLTPDEQYTHVGLWSLLAAPLLIGCDLQDINPFTRNLLCNSEVLAINQDPLGLQASRIYQVDSIQVYSKKMSDGSYDIGIINGTSQYRAITATAAMLGMKGGFTMRDCWRQRDLGSYRGPWKLGLPAHGMLLLRCQPL, encoded by the coding sequence ATGAAGCAATTGTTGTTTGTGCTGTTTGTATGGTGCTGGTCGGGACCGCTGATGGCCCAACAGCAGGAGCCTGTTATTCACCTGCAACCCTGGACATTCAATACTGGTGCGGATCCTGCCTGGCTGCAACCTGACTTTAATGATAGCCACTGGCGGCTGATGCCGGTGCCTGCCCATTGGGAAGAAGAAGGCCTGCCGGATTATGATGGCTATGCCTGTTACCGGACCAGGGCTGTCATCCCTTCCTCCATGCGCCGCCCTTCGGCGCTGGGACTGCGTTTTGAGATGGGCGCCATTGATGATTTTGATTCCGTGTTTGTGAATGGGCATTGTATTGGCGCTTCTACTGAATTCAGAGAGGATAGGGTATATGTAGTATTGTACGATGAAGGTATCATTCGCTGGGACCAGGAGAATGTGGTGGCAGTGAAAGTGCTGGACAAATATGGCTGGGGTGGTATGTACCGGGGGCAGCCCAGCATCAAAAATGCCGGCCTGGATGAATTTGTGCATATTGACCGCAACCTCAATTACTGGGATTTTGGCAAGGATGGCCAGCTGTCCAAATCTATCTCCATCAATGCTAAAAGACCTGTGCTCATTGAAGGTTCGCTCAATATTACCCTGGTTGATCCTGTCAATGGCAAACGAAAGCAATTGTTATCCCGGGCGGTCAGGTTCTCGAAAGAAAAACCTGCTGTCATGCCCTTTGTACTGCAACTGCCGGCGCAGCGCTCTTTCCAGCTGCAATATACTTTCCGCAGTAAGCAGGGGAAGGCCACACTGACTACAGGTGAAACGCCACCATACCTGTTGACGCCTGTTGCTTCCGAAAAACCGGTCATCAATGGACCTGCCCGGTATGGTGTGCGGCCCGGATCGCCAGTATTATACCGGATACCAATAACCGGAGTAAGGCCTATGCGGATAGAGGCCCTGCAATTGCCGGAAGGATTAACACTGGATACAGGTACCGGTATTATCAGTGGCCGTATCCGGCAGGAGGGCAGCTATGAAGTGCTGCTGAAAGCAGGCAATGCCGCAGGCAGAACAGAGCGGCGGTTTCAATTTGTAGTGGGGCAGCAGCAGGCCCTCACACCGCCCCTGGGCTGGAACAGCTGGAATGCCTGGGGCATACGGGTGGATGATCAGAAGATACGTGCTGCGGCCAATGCGCTGGTGGGGGAAGGACTGGCGGACTATGGCTGGCAATATATCAATATTGACGATGGCTGGCAGCATCCCCAACGGGCTGCCGACAGCAGTATCCGCAGCAATGAGCGCTTCCCGGATATGAAGGCGCTGGCGGATCATATCCATGGGCTGGGACTGAAATTCGGCCTGTATTCCAGCCCCGGACCTGCTACCTGCGCCGGCTTCACGGGCAGTTACAAAAACGAAGCGCTGGATGCCGCTGCCTGGGCAGCCTGGGGGGTAGACCTGGTGAAATATGATCTCTGCAGTTACCAGCACCTGGTACCTGACCGGGAGCGGATACATATGCAGGCGCCCTATGACCTCATGGGCCGCTGCCTGGCGCAGCAGCCGCGAGATATTCTCTACAGCCTTTGCCAGTATGGCTGGGGCAAGGTATGGGAATGGGGTGAAGCGGTGGGCGGCCAGCTCTGGCGGACCGGTGATGATATTGAAGATACCTGGAGCAGTGTTTCGTCCATAGGTTTTGAGCAGGAAGACAAGCGGCCTTATGCCGGTCCGGGACACTGGAATGACCCGGATATGCTGGTAGTAGGCACGGTAGGCTGGGGCTATCCCCGTCCTTCGCGCCTGACACCGGATGAGCAATACACGCATGTGGGATTGTGGAGCCTGCTGGCAGCGCCGCTGCTGATCGGCTGCGATCTGCAGGACATCAATCCCTTCACCCGCAACCTGCTTTGCAATAGCGAGGTACTGGCTATCAACCAGGATCCGCTGGGTTTGCAGGCCAGCAGAATCTACCAGGTGGACAGTATCCAGGTATACAGTAAAAAAATGTCGGATGGTTCTTATGACATAGGAATAATTAATGGGACGAGCCAATATAGAGCGATCACTGCCACTGCTGCGATGCTGGGCATGAAAGGCGGCTTTACCATGCGCGACTGCTGGCGGCAGCGGGACCTCGGATCCTATAGAGGACCCTGGAAACTGGGGCTGCCTGCCCATGGCATGCTGCTGCTCCGTTGTCAGCCATTATAA